A genomic window from Aquila chrysaetos chrysaetos chromosome 9, bAquChr1.4, whole genome shotgun sequence includes:
- the ATP8B2 gene encoding phospholipid-transporting ATPase ID isoform X2, whose protein sequence is MERWAARRAPEEERRVRANAREYNEKFQYASNCIKTSKYNIVTFLPVNLFEQFQEVANTYFLFLLILQLIPQISSLSWFTTIVPLVLVLTITAVKDATDDYFRHKSDNQVNNRQSQVLIGGVLRQEQWMNVRVGDIIKLENNQFVAADLLLLSSSEPHGLCYIETAELDGETNMKVRQAIPVTSELGDTSKLAQFDGEVICEPPNNKLDKFGGMLYWKENKYPLSNQNMLLRGCVLRNTEWCFGLVIFAGPDTKLMQNSGRTKFKRTSIDRLMNTLVLWIFGFLVCMGVILAIGNAIWEHEVGVCFQIYLPWDEGVHSAFFSGFLSFWSYIIILNTVVPISLYVSVEVIRLGHSYFINWDKKMYCAKRRTPAEARTTTLNEELGQVEYIFSDKTGTLTQNIMVFSKCSVNGHSYGDMQDMLGHKVELRERPEPVDFSFNPLADPRFQFWDPSLLEAVNLGDPHVHEFFRLLSLCHTVMSEEKSEGELYYKAQSPDEGALVTAARNFGFVFRSRTPKTITVHELGRAITYQLLAILDFNNIRKRMSVIVRSPEGKIRLYCKGADTILLERLHPINQDLTNVTTDHLNEYAGEGLRTLVLAYKDLEESYYEDWSERLHRAGSAPEAREDRLARLYDEVEHDMMLLGATAIEDKLQHGVPETIAILTLANIKIWVLTGDKQETAVNIGYSCKMLTDDMTEVFVVTGHTVLEVREELRKAREKMMDASRSIGNGFSYQEKLSSSKFTSVLEAIAGEYALVINGHSLAHALEADMEVEFLETACACKAVICCRVTPLQKAQVVELVKKYKKAVTLAIGDGANDVSMIKTAHIGVGISGQEGIQAVLASDYSFSQFKFLQRLLLVHGRWSYLRMCKFLCYFFYKNFAFTMVHFWFGFFCGFSAQTVYDQYFITLYNIVYTSLPVLAMGVFDQDVPEQRSMEYPKLYEPGQLNLLFNKREFFICIAQGIYTSVLMFFIPYGVFADATRDDGAQLADYQSFAVTVATSLVIVVSVQIGLDTGFWTAINHFFIWGSLAAYFAILFAMHSDGLFQLFPNQFRFVGNAQNTLAQPTVWLTIALTTVVCIMPVVAFRFLKLDLKPELSDTVRYTQLVRKKQKTQHRCMRRVGRVGSRRSGYAFSHQEGFGELIMSGKNMRLSSLALSSFATRPSAGWIETLRKKKGSDSSTAASPSGAADKTLKDGRPLSPAAPSGRSSVSIHLHGVQIPHHTRMYYARATAAGGRRGSGGAVTAPCPLAHSSTTCLLFI, encoded by the exons ATGGAGCGGTGGGCGGCCCGCCGGGCCCCAG aggaggaaaggcgGGTGCGAGCCAATGCGCGGGAGTACAACGAGAAGTTCCAGTACGCG AGCAACTGCATCAAGACCTCCAAGTACAACATCGTCACCTTCCTGCCTGTCAACCTCTTCGAGCAGTTCCAGGAAGTGGCCAACACctatttcctcttcctcctcatcctgcAG ctgaTCCCACAGATCTCTTCGCTCTCCTGGTTCACCACCATCGTGCCTTTGGTTCTTGTCTTAACCATCACAGCTGTCAAAGATGCTACCGACGACTAT TTCCGCCATAAAAGTGACAACCAGGTGAACAACCGGCAGTCTCAGGTGCTGATCGGCGGAGT CCTCCGGCAAGAGCAGTGGATGAATGTCCGTGTCGGAGACATCATCAAGTTGGAGAACAACCAGTTCGTGGCG GctgacctcctcctcctctccagcagcGAACCCCATGGGTTGTGCTACATAGAGACCGCGGAGCTGGACGG AGAGACCAACATGAAGGTACGGCAGGCCATCCCTGTCACCTCGGAGCTGGGTGACACCAGCAAGCTGGCTCAGTTTGACG GCGAGGTGATCTGTGAACCCCCCAATAACAAGCTGGACAAGTTTGGCGGGATGCTGTACTGGAAGGAGAACAAGTACCCCCTGAGCAACCAGAACATGCTGCTGCGGGGCTGCGTCCTACGCAACACCGAGTGGTGCTTCGGCCTCGTCATCTTTGCAG ggcCCGACACGAAACTGATGCAGAACAGTGGTCGGACCAAGTTCAAGCGGACGAGCATCGATCGGCTGATGAACACGCTGGTGCTCTGG ATCTTCGGGTTCCTGGTGTGCATGGGGGTGATCCTGGCCATCGGCAACGCCATTTGGGAGCATGAGGTGGGCGTCTGCTTCCAGATCTACCTGCCCTGGGATGAGGGGGTGCACAGTGCCTTCTTCTCCGGCTTCCTCTCCTTCTGGTCCTACATCATCATCCTCAACACTGTGGTGCCTATCTCGCTCTACGTGAG TGTGGAGGTGATCCGTCTCGGGCACAGCTACTTCATCAACTGGGACAAGAAGATGTACTGTGCCAAGCGCCGGACGCCAGCCGAGGCCCGGACCACCACCCTTAATGaggagctggggcaggtggAATACATCTTCTCTGACAAGACCGGCACCCTCACCCAGAACATAATGGTCTTCAGCAAGTGCTCTGTGAACGGGCACAGCTATG GTGACATGCAGGATATGCTGGGTCACAAGGTGGAGCTGAGAGAG AGGCCAGAGCCAGTTGATTTCTCCTTCAACCCACTGGCGGACCCACGGTTCCAGTTCTGGGACCCCAGCCTGCTGGAAGCCGTCAATCTGGGAGACCCCCACGTGCATGAGTTCTTCCGCCTGCTCTCGCTCTGCCACACCGTTATGTCTGAGGAGAAGAGTGAAG GGGAGCTGTATTACAAGGCTCAGTCCCCGGATGAGGGAGCGCTAGTCACGGCTGCCAGAAACTTTGGCTTTGTGTTCCGGTCCCGCACGCCAAAGACCATCACGGTGCACGAGCTGGGTCGAGCCATCACCTACCAGCTGCTGGCCATCCTGGACTTCAACAACATCCGCAAGCGCATGTCCGTCATTG tcCGCAGCCCCGAGGGCAAGATCCGGCTGTACTGCAAAGGTGCTGACACCATCCTGCTGGAGCGCCTGCACCCCATCAACCAGGACCTGACCAACGTCACCACTGACCACCTCAAT GAATATGCTGGTGAGGGGCTGCGGACGCTGGTGCTGGCCTACAAAGACCTGGAGGAGAGTTACTATGAGGACTGGTCCGAGCGGCTGCACCGAGCCGGCAGTGCCCCTGAGGCCCGTGAGGATCGCCTGGCTCGGCTCTATGACGAGGTGGAGCATGATATGATG CTGCTTGGAGCCACAGCCATCGAGGACAAACTGCAGCACGGGGTCCCCGAAACCATTGCCATCCTGACGCTGGCCAACATCAAGATCTGGGTGTTGACGGGGGACAAACAGG AAACAGCTGTGAACATTGGCTACTCCTGCAAGATGCTGACGGATGACATGACGGAGGTGTTTGTGGTCACAGGCCACACTGTGCTGGAGGTGCGAGAGGAGCTCAG aAAAGCCCGGGAGAAGATGATGGATGCATCGCGCTCCATCGGCAACGGCTTCTCCTACCAGGAGAAACTCTCCTCCTCCAAGTTCACCTCAGTGCTGGAAGCCATCGCAGGCGAATATGCCCTGGTCATCAATGGGCACAGCCTG GCCCACGCACTGGAGGCTGACATGGAGGTGGAGTTCCTGGAGACGGCATGTGCCTGCAAGGCTGTCATCTGCTGCCGCGTCACACCCTTGCAGAAAGCCCAGGTGGTGGAGCTGGTGAAGAAGTACAAGAAAGCTGTGACCCTGGCCATCGGGGATGGGGCCAACGATGTTAGCATGATCAAGA CTGCCCACATCGGGGTGGGCATCAGCGGGCAGGAGGGCATCCAGGCAGTGCTGGCCTCCGACTACTCCTTCTCACAGTTCAAGTTCCTGCAGCGCCTGCTCCTGGTGCACGGGCGCTGGTCCTACCTACGCATGTGCAAGTTCCTCTGCTACTTCTTCTACAAGAACTTCGCCTTCACCATGGTCCACTTCTGGTTTGGCTTCTTCTGCGGCTTCTCAGCGCAG ACCGTGTATGACCAGTACTTCATCACACTGTACAACATCGTCTACACGTCGCTGCCCGTGCTCGCCATGGGCGTCTTCGACCAG GATGTGCCAGAGCAGCGGAGCATGGAGTACCCCAAGCTCTACGAGCCTGGGCAGCTGAACCTGCTCTTCAACAAGCGGGAGTTCTTCATCTGCATCGCCCAGGGCATCTACACCTCCGTCCTCATGTTCTTCATCCCCTACGGCGTCTTCGCTGATGCCACCCGTGATGATGGCGCCCAGCTGGCCGACTACCAGTCCTTCGCTGTCACTGTCGCCACCTCCCTTGTGATTGTCGTCAGCGTGCAG ATCGGGCTGGACACAGGCTTCTGGACGGCCATCAACCACTTCTTCATCTGGGGCAGCCTGGCCGCCTACTTTGCCATCCTCTTTGCCATGCACAGCGACGGCCTCTTCCAGCTGTTCCCCAACCAGTTCCGCTTTGTGG GTAATGCACAGAACACGCTGGCCCAGCCCACGGTCTGGCTGACCATTGCCCTCACCACCGTGGTCTGCATCATGCCCGTTGTGGCCTTTCGCTTCCTCAAGCTGGACCTGAAACCCGAACTCTCAGACACG GTGCGCTACACTCAGCTGGTACGGAAGAAGCAGAAGACCCAGCACCGGTGCATGCGGCGTGTGGGGCGTGTGGGCTCGCGCCGTTCCGGCTACGCCTTCTCCCACCAGGAGGGTTTTGGGGAGCTCATCATGTCGGGCAAGAACATGCGGCTCAGCTCCCTGGCGCTCTCCAGCTTCGCCACCCGCCCCAGCGCCGGCTGGATTGAGACcctgcgcaagaagaaaggCAGCGACAGCAGCACTGCCGCCAGCCCCAGCGGCGCGGCCGACAAGACGCTCAAG GATGGACGGCCgctgtccccagcagccccctcAGGCCGCTCCTCTGTCAGTATTCACCTCCACGGAGTGCAAATACCCCATCACACGCGAATGTATTATGCCAGAGCCACCGCTGCAGGTGGGCGCagggggtctgggggggctgTGACAGCGCCCTGCCCCCTCGCCCACTCCTCAACCACGTGtcttctttttatataa
- the ATP8B2 gene encoding phospholipid-transporting ATPase ID isoform X3 codes for MTVPRDMPEKWRRVRGPGGAEEERRVRANAREYNEKFQYASNCIKTSKYNIVTFLPVNLFEQFQEVANTYFLFLLILQLIPQISSLSWFTTIVPLVLVLTITAVKDATDDYFRHKSDNQVNNRQSQVLIGGVLRQEQWMNVRVGDIIKLENNQFVAADLLLLSSSEPHGLCYIETAELDGETNMKVRQAIPVTSELGDTSKLAQFDGEVICEPPNNKLDKFGGMLYWKENKYPLSNQNMLLRGCVLRNTEWCFGLVIFAGPDTKLMQNSGRTKFKRTSIDRLMNTLVLWIFGFLVCMGVILAIGNAIWEHEVGVCFQIYLPWDEGVHSAFFSGFLSFWSYIIILNTVVPISLYVSVEVIRLGHSYFINWDKKMYCAKRRTPAEARTTTLNEELGQVEYIFSDKTGTLTQNIMVFSKCSVNGHSYGDMQDMLGHKVELRERPEPVDFSFNPLADPRFQFWDPSLLEAVNLGDPHVHEFFRLLSLCHTVMSEEKSEGELYYKAQSPDEGALVTAARNFGFVFRSRTPKTITVHELGRAITYQLLAILDFNNIRKRMSVIVRSPEGKIRLYCKGADTILLERLHPINQDLTNVTTDHLNEYAGEGLRTLVLAYKDLEESYYEDWSERLHRAGSAPEAREDRLARLYDEVEHDMMLLGATAIEDKLQHGVPETIAILTLANIKIWVLTGDKQETAVNIGYSCKMLTDDMTEVFVVTGHTVLEVREELRKAREKMMDASRSIGNGFSYQEKLSSSKFTSVLEAIAGEYALVINGHSLAHALEADMEVEFLETACACKAVICCRVTPLQKAQVVELVKKYKKAVTLAIGDGANDVSMIKTAHIGVGISGQEGIQAVLASDYSFSQFKFLQRLLLVHGRWSYLRMCKFLCYFFYKNFAFTMVHFWFGFFCGFSAQTVYDQYFITLYNIVYTSLPVLAMGVFDQDVPEQRSMEYPKLYEPGQLNLLFNKREFFICIAQGIYTSVLMFFIPYGVFADATRDDGAQLADYQSFAVTVATSLVIVVSVQIGLDTGFWTAINHFFIWGSLAAYFAILFAMHSDGLFQLFPNQFRFVGNAQNTLAQPTVWLTIALTTVVCIMPVVAFRFLKLDLKPELSDTVRYTQLVRKKQKTQHRCMRRVGRVGSRRSGYAFSHQEGFGELIMSGKNMRLSSLALSSFATRPSAGWIETLRKKKGSDSSTAASPSGAADKTLKV; via the exons ATGACGGTGCCCCGGGACATGCCCGAGAAGTGGCGGCGGGTCCGCGGCCCCGGTGGGGCGG aggaggaaaggcgGGTGCGAGCCAATGCGCGGGAGTACAACGAGAAGTTCCAGTACGCG AGCAACTGCATCAAGACCTCCAAGTACAACATCGTCACCTTCCTGCCTGTCAACCTCTTCGAGCAGTTCCAGGAAGTGGCCAACACctatttcctcttcctcctcatcctgcAG ctgaTCCCACAGATCTCTTCGCTCTCCTGGTTCACCACCATCGTGCCTTTGGTTCTTGTCTTAACCATCACAGCTGTCAAAGATGCTACCGACGACTAT TTCCGCCATAAAAGTGACAACCAGGTGAACAACCGGCAGTCTCAGGTGCTGATCGGCGGAGT CCTCCGGCAAGAGCAGTGGATGAATGTCCGTGTCGGAGACATCATCAAGTTGGAGAACAACCAGTTCGTGGCG GctgacctcctcctcctctccagcagcGAACCCCATGGGTTGTGCTACATAGAGACCGCGGAGCTGGACGG AGAGACCAACATGAAGGTACGGCAGGCCATCCCTGTCACCTCGGAGCTGGGTGACACCAGCAAGCTGGCTCAGTTTGACG GCGAGGTGATCTGTGAACCCCCCAATAACAAGCTGGACAAGTTTGGCGGGATGCTGTACTGGAAGGAGAACAAGTACCCCCTGAGCAACCAGAACATGCTGCTGCGGGGCTGCGTCCTACGCAACACCGAGTGGTGCTTCGGCCTCGTCATCTTTGCAG ggcCCGACACGAAACTGATGCAGAACAGTGGTCGGACCAAGTTCAAGCGGACGAGCATCGATCGGCTGATGAACACGCTGGTGCTCTGG ATCTTCGGGTTCCTGGTGTGCATGGGGGTGATCCTGGCCATCGGCAACGCCATTTGGGAGCATGAGGTGGGCGTCTGCTTCCAGATCTACCTGCCCTGGGATGAGGGGGTGCACAGTGCCTTCTTCTCCGGCTTCCTCTCCTTCTGGTCCTACATCATCATCCTCAACACTGTGGTGCCTATCTCGCTCTACGTGAG TGTGGAGGTGATCCGTCTCGGGCACAGCTACTTCATCAACTGGGACAAGAAGATGTACTGTGCCAAGCGCCGGACGCCAGCCGAGGCCCGGACCACCACCCTTAATGaggagctggggcaggtggAATACATCTTCTCTGACAAGACCGGCACCCTCACCCAGAACATAATGGTCTTCAGCAAGTGCTCTGTGAACGGGCACAGCTATG GTGACATGCAGGATATGCTGGGTCACAAGGTGGAGCTGAGAGAG AGGCCAGAGCCAGTTGATTTCTCCTTCAACCCACTGGCGGACCCACGGTTCCAGTTCTGGGACCCCAGCCTGCTGGAAGCCGTCAATCTGGGAGACCCCCACGTGCATGAGTTCTTCCGCCTGCTCTCGCTCTGCCACACCGTTATGTCTGAGGAGAAGAGTGAAG GGGAGCTGTATTACAAGGCTCAGTCCCCGGATGAGGGAGCGCTAGTCACGGCTGCCAGAAACTTTGGCTTTGTGTTCCGGTCCCGCACGCCAAAGACCATCACGGTGCACGAGCTGGGTCGAGCCATCACCTACCAGCTGCTGGCCATCCTGGACTTCAACAACATCCGCAAGCGCATGTCCGTCATTG tcCGCAGCCCCGAGGGCAAGATCCGGCTGTACTGCAAAGGTGCTGACACCATCCTGCTGGAGCGCCTGCACCCCATCAACCAGGACCTGACCAACGTCACCACTGACCACCTCAAT GAATATGCTGGTGAGGGGCTGCGGACGCTGGTGCTGGCCTACAAAGACCTGGAGGAGAGTTACTATGAGGACTGGTCCGAGCGGCTGCACCGAGCCGGCAGTGCCCCTGAGGCCCGTGAGGATCGCCTGGCTCGGCTCTATGACGAGGTGGAGCATGATATGATG CTGCTTGGAGCCACAGCCATCGAGGACAAACTGCAGCACGGGGTCCCCGAAACCATTGCCATCCTGACGCTGGCCAACATCAAGATCTGGGTGTTGACGGGGGACAAACAGG AAACAGCTGTGAACATTGGCTACTCCTGCAAGATGCTGACGGATGACATGACGGAGGTGTTTGTGGTCACAGGCCACACTGTGCTGGAGGTGCGAGAGGAGCTCAG aAAAGCCCGGGAGAAGATGATGGATGCATCGCGCTCCATCGGCAACGGCTTCTCCTACCAGGAGAAACTCTCCTCCTCCAAGTTCACCTCAGTGCTGGAAGCCATCGCAGGCGAATATGCCCTGGTCATCAATGGGCACAGCCTG GCCCACGCACTGGAGGCTGACATGGAGGTGGAGTTCCTGGAGACGGCATGTGCCTGCAAGGCTGTCATCTGCTGCCGCGTCACACCCTTGCAGAAAGCCCAGGTGGTGGAGCTGGTGAAGAAGTACAAGAAAGCTGTGACCCTGGCCATCGGGGATGGGGCCAACGATGTTAGCATGATCAAGA CTGCCCACATCGGGGTGGGCATCAGCGGGCAGGAGGGCATCCAGGCAGTGCTGGCCTCCGACTACTCCTTCTCACAGTTCAAGTTCCTGCAGCGCCTGCTCCTGGTGCACGGGCGCTGGTCCTACCTACGCATGTGCAAGTTCCTCTGCTACTTCTTCTACAAGAACTTCGCCTTCACCATGGTCCACTTCTGGTTTGGCTTCTTCTGCGGCTTCTCAGCGCAG ACCGTGTATGACCAGTACTTCATCACACTGTACAACATCGTCTACACGTCGCTGCCCGTGCTCGCCATGGGCGTCTTCGACCAG GATGTGCCAGAGCAGCGGAGCATGGAGTACCCCAAGCTCTACGAGCCTGGGCAGCTGAACCTGCTCTTCAACAAGCGGGAGTTCTTCATCTGCATCGCCCAGGGCATCTACACCTCCGTCCTCATGTTCTTCATCCCCTACGGCGTCTTCGCTGATGCCACCCGTGATGATGGCGCCCAGCTGGCCGACTACCAGTCCTTCGCTGTCACTGTCGCCACCTCCCTTGTGATTGTCGTCAGCGTGCAG ATCGGGCTGGACACAGGCTTCTGGACGGCCATCAACCACTTCTTCATCTGGGGCAGCCTGGCCGCCTACTTTGCCATCCTCTTTGCCATGCACAGCGACGGCCTCTTCCAGCTGTTCCCCAACCAGTTCCGCTTTGTGG GTAATGCACAGAACACGCTGGCCCAGCCCACGGTCTGGCTGACCATTGCCCTCACCACCGTGGTCTGCATCATGCCCGTTGTGGCCTTTCGCTTCCTCAAGCTGGACCTGAAACCCGAACTCTCAGACACG GTGCGCTACACTCAGCTGGTACGGAAGAAGCAGAAGACCCAGCACCGGTGCATGCGGCGTGTGGGGCGTGTGGGCTCGCGCCGTTCCGGCTACGCCTTCTCCCACCAGGAGGGTTTTGGGGAGCTCATCATGTCGGGCAAGAACATGCGGCTCAGCTCCCTGGCGCTCTCCAGCTTCGCCACCCGCCCCAGCGCCGGCTGGATTGAGACcctgcgcaagaagaaaggCAGCGACAGCAGCACTGCCGCCAGCCCCAGCGGCGCGGCCGACAAGACGCTCAAGGTGTGA